In Gopherus flavomarginatus isolate rGopFla2 chromosome 5, rGopFla2.mat.asm, whole genome shotgun sequence, one DNA window encodes the following:
- the FGF3 gene encoding fibroblast growth factor 3 produces MVIIWILLLSLLQESWSQRLAAEVLKVPYCAKGQTCDPRLRRDAGGRGGVYEHLGGAPRRRKLYCATKYHLQIHSNGKINGSLEKNSVFSILEITAVDVGVVAIKGLFSGSYLAMNKRGRLYASESYNAECEFVERIHELGYNTYASRLYRTVPNGANTKRKASAERLWYVSINGKGRPRRGFKTRRTQKSSLFLPRVLDNKDHEMVNLFHTNVKYKESLLKPPSKNKRRRRGHQWIPWGDWGGD; encoded by the exons ATGGTTATAATTTGGATCTTGCTGCTGAGTTTGTTGCAGGAATCTTGGTCCCAAAGGTTGGCTGCGGAGGTGCTCAAGGTACCTTATTGTGCCAAAGGCCAGACGTGTGACCCAAGGCTGCGCAGAGATGCTGGGGGGCGCGGCGGGGTCTATGAGCATCTCGGGGGAGCACCCAGACGCAGGAAACTCTACTGTGCCACTAAGTATCACCTCCAGATCCACTCCAATGGGAAAATCAACGGCAGCCTGGAGAAAAACAGCGTCTTCA GTATTCTAGAGATAACTGCGGTTGATGTTGGAGTCGTTGCCATCAAAGGGTTGTTCTCTGGCAGCTACCTGGCCATGAACAAAAGGGGCAGACTttatgcttca GAATCTTACAATGCAGAGTGTGAGTTTGTGGAAAGGATCCATGAGTTGGGCTATAACACTTATGCATCTCGCCTATACCGGACAGTGCCCAATGGAGCTAACACCAAACGCAAAGCCAGTGCCGAGAGACTCTGGTATGTCTCCATCAATGGGAAAGGCCGACCCAGACGGGGCTTTAAAACCCGCAGGACACAGAAATCCTCTCTCTTTCTGCCCAGGGTACTGGATAACAAAGATCATGAAATGGTCAATCTATTTCACACAAATGTTAAATACAAAGAGAGTCTACTGAAGCCTCCGAGTAAGAATAAAAGAAGGAGGAGAGGACACCAATGGATTCCTtggggggattggggtggggactgA